GCTCGTTCGAGGCGACCCGCCCTGCCGCCTGCTGAAGCAGCCGCAGGTCGAGCAGGTCTGCTAGCCCGTCGGGCACGATCGGCTCGCTCGGCGCGCCAAACACCTCGTTGAGTATGGCCGCGACCTGCTGCCGGTGGGTCGGCACGAGCTGCTCCTCGGCCTGGACCAGCTCGTGCGCTGGAAAGTCGCTGAAGTCGCCGCAACCAACCGTGGCGAGCAACAGAAAAGCCAGCGGCAGCGAGCGGTGTCCTAGCGGGCAGAGCCTCCTGCCGCAGCGAGATCGAACGCGTGGATGGTGCGACAACGTAATCAACGGGGTGGCCCCTGGCCAAGCAGGGAGTTTGCTTCGGTGTTTCTCATAGACAGTAGCCGCCCGGCGATCAATCGACCAGCAGCTCGGCCGGCACGGCGATATCCCCCAGGTCGAGGGTCTCGCCGGCGACGACCTCAAGCTCTGCCCTGCCCCGCCGGCTGGTCTCGCCCGTGGGGAGCGCCAGGTTTTTGAGGTAGCCGGTCTCGTGCCAGAACTGCAGCTCGTGGGTCCCGGCCGGCAGCAGAGCAATCTCAAACCGCCCCTCGGCGTCGGCGACCGCCATGTACGGGTCGTCCCGAACCAGCACGTAGCCACGCATGAACGGGTGAATGTTGCAGGCCACCGGCAGCGGCTTGCTCTCGGCCTCGGCGAACTGCTTGGAGATCTTGCCGCTCGCCGGGATCAGTTGGTTGAACGCCGCATTGCGGATAAGGTCGAACTTGGTGTTGTGCCCGGTCGGGTCCTGGTTGGTGATCCGCAGCGTCTGCCCGGCGCGGAGCAGCGTGACATGCGGCGTGAAGACGCAGTTCTTGTTGGCCAGCTCGACCGGCTCGGCGAGCTTCCCCGAGTCGCCGGGAGGGAGCGGCAGCGATTCGCCACGCGGCGCCCTCAGCCACACGACGGCGTTGGCCAAGCCGCCCGACTTGCCAACCACAACGGACTGCTGTTTCGGCTGGCAGTTGATACAGAACTCGTCGGCCGTGACCTGCGGGTCGGCGGGCGCCGGCGGCTTGCCGTCGACGACAAACCGGCCCTTC
This Posidoniimonas polymericola DNA region includes the following protein-coding sequences:
- a CDS encoding carboxypeptidase regulatory-like domain-containing protein, producing the protein MLPATAALALLLPLALVGPAAAVEWGGLKGRFVVDGKPPAPADPQVTADEFCINCQPKQQSVVVGKSGGLANAVVWLRAPRGESLPLPPGDSGKLAEPVELANKNCVFTPHVTLLRAGQTLRITNQDPTGHNTKFDLIRNAAFNQLIPASGKISKQFAEAESKPLPVACNIHPFMRGYVLVRDDPYMAVADAEGRFEIALLPAGTHELQFWHETGYLKNLALPTGETSRRGRAELEVVAGETLDLGDIAVPAELLVD